The following is a genomic window from Parabacteroides johnsonii DSM 18315.
AACAATTACGCTTAAGTGAAAAAGGAGACGACGAAGCGATGTTCATCGATCAAGACTTCCTACGCGCTTTGCAATTCGGTATGCCTCCGACATCCGGTATCGGTATCGGCATCGATCGTCTGGTAATGTTGATGACAGGTCAGACAACTATCCAAGAAGTGTTGCTCTTCCCGCAGATGCGTCCGGAAAAGACAGTAAAGAAAGATGCCGCAGACAAATACGTTGCATTGGGTATTGATGAAGCATGGGTTCCCGCTTTGCATAAAGCCGGATATATCACAATCGACACATTGGCCGATGTCAATCCCAACAAACTGAGACAGGAACTCTGCGAAATGAATAAGAAATACAAACTGGAATTGCAAAACCCCACTGCCGAAGAAGTAGAGGCATGGATTTCGGGCGCAGCCAAATAAAAGTAATACTATGAAGTTGCCCGGAAAAATTGCAATAATGGGAGGTGGTAGCTGGGCTACCGCCTTAGCCAAGATTGTACTTTCTACACAAGATAGTATTAACTGGTATATGCGTCGGCCAGACCAGGTGGAAGAATTTCTGCTGCTGGGACATAACCCCAGCTATCTTTCCGCCGTTAAATTTGATACTGACAAAATCAAATTCTACACGGATATCAACGAAGTAATCAAAGATTCGAACACCTTGATTTTCGCCACCCCATCTCCTTTTCTGAAACAACATTTGATGAAGGTGACGACTTCCATGCAGGACAAATTCATCATTTCGGCCATCAAAGGGATCGTTCCGGACGAAAACATGCTCGTTGCCGATTATTTTGCCGAATACTACAGTGTCCCGATCAACAATATCGCTGTTATCGGGGGTCCGTGCCATGCCGAAGAGATCGCTCTCGAACGGTTGTCCTACATCACGCTGGCCTGCCCGAATATCGAGAATGCACGAGCTTTCTCTTCCGTATTCAAGAACCAGTATCTGAACAACTCCTGTTGCAAGGATGTTACAGGTATTGAATATGCTTCCGTATTGAAAAACGTATATGCCATCGTCGCAGGTATTTGCCACGGCATGAAATATGGAGATAATTTTCTGGCTGTTTTCATCTGCAACGCGATCGAAGAGATGCGTAACTTCCTTAACGCCGTACATGGCCTGGAACGAGATGTAACAGATTCAGTATATCTCGGTGATCTTCTGGTAACCGCATATTCCCGCTTCAGTCGGAACCGTACATTTGGAACTATGATCGGAAAAGGCTACTCCGTCAAAATAGCCCAGCTAGAAATGGAGATGATCGCCGAAGGATATTACGGAACAAAATGTATCCATGAGATAAACGAAAAATATAAAGTAAACATGCCGATTCTGGATACTTTATATAGTATTCTATACGAAAAGAAATCGCCGACTACCGCGATACGGCAGTTGACTGAAACATTTAAATAATAATGTAAATATGAAGAACATCAGTCTTAACATTGACAAAGCACTGGGTACCGTAACGAAAGAACAGGTGTATGCTCAGGCTGCAAAGGCTAACGAATGTAATGCTACTTTACAGAATGGTAATGGAGCAGGTAACGACTTTTTAGGTTGGTTGCACCTACCCTCTTCTATTACAGATGCTGAATTGACAGATATCGAAAATACAGCTAACGTACTTCGCTCCAAATGTGAAGTTGTTGTTGCTATCGGTATCGGCGGTAGCTATTTAGGAACAAAAGCAGTGGTAGAAGCATTGAATAACAGCTTCGACTGGTTACATACGGACCGTAAAAACCCAGTTCTGGTATATGCCGGACACAACATCGGCGAAGATTACCTGTACGAACTTTGCGAAATCTTGAAAGGCAAACAGTTTGGTCTGATCAATATCTCCAAATCAGGTACGACAACCGAACCGGCTCTGGCTTTCCGTATGCTGAAAAAGCAATTGGAAGACGCCGTTGGTAAAGAAGAAGCAAAACACCGTATCGTCGCCATCACGGATGCCAAAAGAGGGGCTCTCCGCACGCTGGCTGACCAGGAAGGCTACAAAACATTCATTATCCCCGACAATGTCGGCGGCCGTTTCTCTGTACTGACTCCGGTTGGTTTGCTGCCTATCGCCGTTGCCAGTATCAGCATCCGCGAGTTGGTTGCTGGAGCCGTTTCAATGGAAAAAGCAACAGACGTAAGCGTTCCTTTTGCAGAAAACATGGCGGAAATCTATGCTGCTACCCGTAATGAATTATATAAGAGTGGCAAGAAAGTTGAAATCCTCGCTAACTTCCACCCGAAACTTCACTACATCGCTGAATGGTGGAAACAGTTGTACGGTGAAAGCGAAGGTAAGGACGGTAAGGGTATTTTCCCTGCTTCCGTCGATCTGACAACCGACCTGCACTCTATGGGCCAGTGGATCCAGGATGGTGAACGTACGATCTTCGAAACCGTTATCTCTGTTGAAGAACCGAATCACAAAGTGGTTGTCCCGACAGACGAAGCAAACCTGGACGGCTTGAACTTCCTCGCTGGCAAACGTGTGGACGAAGTGAACAAGATGGCAGAACTGGGCACTCAGTTGGCCCATGTAGACGGTGGTGTTCCTAACTTGAAGATCACAATGCCGGAAGTAAGTCCTTACTATATCGGCCAGTTATTCTACTTCTTTGAAAGAGCTTGCGGTATCAGCGGTTATATGTTAGGTGTAAACCCGTTCGACCAACCGGGTGTAGAAGCCTATAAAAAGAACATGTTCGCCCTGCTGAACAAACCAGGTTACGAAAAGGAAAGCGAAGCGATCCGCGCACGGTTGTAATCAGCAATCACATAGCACAAACAATTTTCAGGCACGACCCTTTCAAAAGGATCGTGCCTGAAAAATATCTATTAGTAAGCATAAAAAAATGATTCAAGAAGCAATCGCCCGATATCTGCAAAAGCAGCAACAAACTTTCCTTGCTCCCAAGGCCGTACTTTTCGATATGGATGGTATCTTGTACGATTCCATGCGTTTTCATGCCCGTGCCTGGTACGAAACAGCTACCCACCACCAGCTGATCTCCACCCCGGAACTATTCTACTTGTATGAAGGCCGGACAGGTGAAAGCACGATCAACGAGTTATACCAAAAGACTTTCCAGAGGGATGCGACCGATGAGGAAAAGAAATCCATCTATGAAGAAAAAGCAGTCTTATTCAATCAATACAACGATGGAAAGGCAATGCAAGGAGCGGCCGAAGTACTGAAAGAAGTAAGAGCCTCCGGCTTACAAACACTTGTCGTAACCGGTTCCGGACAACATAGCTTGATCAACAAACTGGAACATACCTACCCTGGCTATTTCAAACGGGAGAAGATGGTGACGGCCTTTGACGTGAAGTTAGGTAAACCTCATCCAGAACCCTATCTAATGGGGTTGGAAAAAGCAGGTGTCAAGTCTCACGAAGCTTTTGTCGTAGAGAATGCTCCGATGGGTGTACGAGCAGGAGTTGCTGCAGGGATCTTCACGATAGCGGTCAATACCGGCCCTTTGGATGACCGGGTTTTACTCGATGCCGGCGCCGACCTGCTTTATCCCAGCATGACAGCTTTGGCGGAGGATTGGAACAACCTGATGAATATAATCAAGGTCTCTTAAATAAATTAGAAATGTATCAAAAAAACCAGGTACGCGTTCATCCGCATACCTGGTTCTTTTTTGATACATTTAAAAACTATACAAACTACTTCTTACTTTACATAATCCGCCTTGTTCAGGTAATCATAGCTCTGCTGGACACTGGCAACCGGATCGTTTTGGGTATACTGTTCAACTTCAACATACCAGTCTTTGATGTTGTTGGCATACATCTGATCAAAAATAGGTTTGAAATTCATTTTACCACTGGCACCGATTTCCTTTTCGTCTTTGATATGGACTGCCTTGAACTGGCTCGGACGATTTTTCAGGTAAGCAACTGGATCACCACCGCCTTCCTGTACCCAATATACATCCATTTCAAAGAATACATGGTTCGGACTTACATTATCCAGCAAGAAGTCGTAGATCAACTGGTCTTCGATTTTACGGAATTCAAAAGCATGGTTATGGTAACCAAATGCAATGCTGGCAGCTGCTGTTTTAT
Proteins encoded in this region:
- a CDS encoding NAD(P)H-dependent glycerol-3-phosphate dehydrogenase; translation: MKLPGKIAIMGGGSWATALAKIVLSTQDSINWYMRRPDQVEEFLLLGHNPSYLSAVKFDTDKIKFYTDINEVIKDSNTLIFATPSPFLKQHLMKVTTSMQDKFIISAIKGIVPDENMLVADYFAEYYSVPINNIAVIGGPCHAEEIALERLSYITLACPNIENARAFSSVFKNQYLNNSCCKDVTGIEYASVLKNVYAIVAGICHGMKYGDNFLAVFICNAIEEMRNFLNAVHGLERDVTDSVYLGDLLVTAYSRFSRNRTFGTMIGKGYSVKIAQLEMEMIAEGYYGTKCIHEINEKYKVNMPILDTLYSILYEKKSPTTAIRQLTETFK
- a CDS encoding glucose-6-phosphate isomerase: MKNISLNIDKALGTVTKEQVYAQAAKANECNATLQNGNGAGNDFLGWLHLPSSITDAELTDIENTANVLRSKCEVVVAIGIGGSYLGTKAVVEALNNSFDWLHTDRKNPVLVYAGHNIGEDYLYELCEILKGKQFGLINISKSGTTTEPALAFRMLKKQLEDAVGKEEAKHRIVAITDAKRGALRTLADQEGYKTFIIPDNVGGRFSVLTPVGLLPIAVASISIRELVAGAVSMEKATDVSVPFAENMAEIYAATRNELYKSGKKVEILANFHPKLHYIAEWWKQLYGESEGKDGKGIFPASVDLTTDLHSMGQWIQDGERTIFETVISVEEPNHKVVVPTDEANLDGLNFLAGKRVDEVNKMAELGTQLAHVDGGVPNLKITMPEVSPYYIGQLFYFFERACGISGYMLGVNPFDQPGVEAYKKNMFALLNKPGYEKESEAIRARL
- a CDS encoding HAD-IA family hydrolase — its product is MIQEAIARYLQKQQQTFLAPKAVLFDMDGILYDSMRFHARAWYETATHHQLISTPELFYLYEGRTGESTINELYQKTFQRDATDEEKKSIYEEKAVLFNQYNDGKAMQGAAEVLKEVRASGLQTLVVTGSGQHSLINKLEHTYPGYFKREKMVTAFDVKLGKPHPEPYLMGLEKAGVKSHEAFVVENAPMGVRAGVAAGIFTIAVNTGPLDDRVLLDAGADLLYPSMTALAEDWNNLMNIIKVS